A single Apostichopus japonicus isolate 1M-3 chromosome 11, ASM3797524v1, whole genome shotgun sequence DNA region contains:
- the LOC139976170 gene encoding uncharacterized protein isoform X2 — protein MNILKKTADNYTTSPFINVQYQTVVMENWVTCTLGVFLALFCSRCESSGRFGQYSGSYVSHGEITKATAINLTCIALYGTRFTLSWKPVHEDSWNASLITSFVIKYSKRKDIEYSRPNRQTVITLIRTEWNAYEIDEVEPEENYMVIMSATRLNGPDLISNTIILNTGKDVPVGKWFILSIVMLLWVLAILHFLRTWRKKMTLRPTYDVSSNPRSPYEVMEPCHSNSYTYLHTQRSNSYTPELSHQSSGSNLHCSSKSHLSRSFNDLHTIIPEDMPTINDIPSSSGPSYCRT, from the exons ATGA ACATATTAAAGAAGACAGCAGATAACTACACAACCAGTCCTTTCATCAACGTCCAGTATCAAACAGTAGTTATGGAGAATTGGGTTACGTGCACCCTTGGTGTATTTCTTGCCTTGTTTTGTTCCCGCTGTGAATCCAGTGGGCGATTTGGACAATATTCAG GGAGTTACGTTTCGCACGGAGAGATAACCAAAGCCACAGCAATAAATCTAACATGCATAGCACTATATGGAACTCGGTTTACTCTAAGCTGGAAACCGGTGCACGAAGACTCGTGGAATGCGTCTTTAATTACGTCATTCGTTATCAAGTACAGTAAACGAAAGGATATCGAATACAGTAGACCAAACAGGCAAACAGTAATAACGTTAATACGTACTGAGTGGAACGCTTATGAAATTGACGAAGTAGAACCAGAGGAAAACTACATGGTCATCATGTCAGCCACTCGACTTAATGGACCGGATCTTATATCGAATACTATTATACTAAACACCGGCAAAG ATGTTCCTGTCGGGAAGTGGTTCATTCTTTCCATTGTGATGCTTCTTTGGGTGTTGGCCATTTTGCACTTTCTTCGCACCTGGCGCAAGAAGATGACCTTACGGCCGACCTACGACGTCAGCTCTAACCCTAGGTCACCGTATGAGGTCATGGAACCATGCCATTCTAATTCATATACCTACTTGCATACTCAACGGTCAAATTCTTACACTCCAGAACTCTCTCACCAATCCAGTGGATCCAACCTCCACTGCTCATCCAAGTCTCACCTTTCCCGCTCTTTCAATGATTTGCATACCATTATTCCTGAAGACATGCCCACCATAAATGACATTCCTTCATCGTCTGGTCCCTCCTACTGCAGGACATAG
- the LOC139976170 gene encoding uncharacterized protein isoform X1: MQYILKKTADNYTTSPFINVQYQTVVMENWVTCTLGVFLALFCSRCESSGRFGQYSGSYVSHGEITKATAINLTCIALYGTRFTLSWKPVHEDSWNASLITSFVIKYSKRKDIEYSRPNRQTVITLIRTEWNAYEIDEVEPEENYMVIMSATRLNGPDLISNTIILNTGKDVPVGKWFILSIVMLLWVLAILHFLRTWRKKMTLRPTYDVSSNPRSPYEVMEPCHSNSYTYLHTQRSNSYTPELSHQSSGSNLHCSSKSHLSRSFNDLHTIIPEDMPTINDIPSSSGPSYCRT, translated from the exons ACATATTAAAGAAGACAGCAGATAACTACACAACCAGTCCTTTCATCAACGTCCAGTATCAAACAGTAGTTATGGAGAATTGGGTTACGTGCACCCTTGGTGTATTTCTTGCCTTGTTTTGTTCCCGCTGTGAATCCAGTGGGCGATTTGGACAATATTCAG GGAGTTACGTTTCGCACGGAGAGATAACCAAAGCCACAGCAATAAATCTAACATGCATAGCACTATATGGAACTCGGTTTACTCTAAGCTGGAAACCGGTGCACGAAGACTCGTGGAATGCGTCTTTAATTACGTCATTCGTTATCAAGTACAGTAAACGAAAGGATATCGAATACAGTAGACCAAACAGGCAAACAGTAATAACGTTAATACGTACTGAGTGGAACGCTTATGAAATTGACGAAGTAGAACCAGAGGAAAACTACATGGTCATCATGTCAGCCACTCGACTTAATGGACCGGATCTTATATCGAATACTATTATACTAAACACCGGCAAAG ATGTTCCTGTCGGGAAGTGGTTCATTCTTTCCATTGTGATGCTTCTTTGGGTGTTGGCCATTTTGCACTTTCTTCGCACCTGGCGCAAGAAGATGACCTTACGGCCGACCTACGACGTCAGCTCTAACCCTAGGTCACCGTATGAGGTCATGGAACCATGCCATTCTAATTCATATACCTACTTGCATACTCAACGGTCAAATTCTTACACTCCAGAACTCTCTCACCAATCCAGTGGATCCAACCTCCACTGCTCATCCAAGTCTCACCTTTCCCGCTCTTTCAATGATTTGCATACCATTATTCCTGAAGACATGCCCACCATAAATGACATTCCTTCATCGTCTGGTCCCTCCTACTGCAGGACATAG
- the LOC139976170 gene encoding uncharacterized protein isoform X4, which translates to MENWVTCTLGVFLALFCSRCESSGRFGQYSGSYVSHGEITKATAINLTCIALYGTRFTLSWKPVHEDSWNASLITSFVIKYSKRKDIEYSRPNRQTVITLIRTEWNAYEIDEVEPEENYMVIMSATRLNGPDLISNTIILNTGKDVPVGKWFILSIVMLLWVLAILHFLRTWRKKMTLRPTYDVSSNPRSPYEVMEPCHSNSYTYLHTQRSNSYTPELSHQSSGSNLHCSSKSHLSRSFNDLHTIIPEDMPTINDIPSSSGPSYCRT; encoded by the exons ATGGAGAATTGGGTTACGTGCACCCTTGGTGTATTTCTTGCCTTGTTTTGTTCCCGCTGTGAATCCAGTGGGCGATTTGGACAATATTCAG GGAGTTACGTTTCGCACGGAGAGATAACCAAAGCCACAGCAATAAATCTAACATGCATAGCACTATATGGAACTCGGTTTACTCTAAGCTGGAAACCGGTGCACGAAGACTCGTGGAATGCGTCTTTAATTACGTCATTCGTTATCAAGTACAGTAAACGAAAGGATATCGAATACAGTAGACCAAACAGGCAAACAGTAATAACGTTAATACGTACTGAGTGGAACGCTTATGAAATTGACGAAGTAGAACCAGAGGAAAACTACATGGTCATCATGTCAGCCACTCGACTTAATGGACCGGATCTTATATCGAATACTATTATACTAAACACCGGCAAAG ATGTTCCTGTCGGGAAGTGGTTCATTCTTTCCATTGTGATGCTTCTTTGGGTGTTGGCCATTTTGCACTTTCTTCGCACCTGGCGCAAGAAGATGACCTTACGGCCGACCTACGACGTCAGCTCTAACCCTAGGTCACCGTATGAGGTCATGGAACCATGCCATTCTAATTCATATACCTACTTGCATACTCAACGGTCAAATTCTTACACTCCAGAACTCTCTCACCAATCCAGTGGATCCAACCTCCACTGCTCATCCAAGTCTCACCTTTCCCGCTCTTTCAATGATTTGCATACCATTATTCCTGAAGACATGCCCACCATAAATGACATTCCTTCATCGTCTGGTCCCTCCTACTGCAGGACATAG